From a single Micromonospora carbonacea genomic region:
- a CDS encoding ATP-dependent DNA helicase, which produces MTPPRTAPGSALPRTSARRRGKRADAGELLAAAVGAVPGGAARPGQQQMATAISECVASGEHLLVQAGTGTGKSLGYLAPALTVDGPVVVSTATLALQSQLVEHDLPRLAEAVEPVLGRRPTFAVLKGRHHYLCLARLDNSTEDEPTDTLFDAVEPRSGGGGGRWLGEAGRLGKQIERLRDWAMETDTGDRDELDPGVDDLAWRLVSMPARECVGASRCPFGAECFAEASRARAREADIVVTNHSLLAVDMIAGRHIVPPHKLLIVDEAHELADRVSSAAQAELVPELIDRSTRRARPLLRPEVAERLTEAGDALAVGLAEVPAGRLTAGLPGPLREACTLLDAATRAGLDAIGEVKSDDPDPVRKQQAKAVLDELSATAQRLLEESEHDVAWVEKPDNGSRRALVVAPLSVAGTLATHLYDERTVVATSATLALGGRFDTVARALGLEAPPPAPPSPAAAALAAATARGDAPAGATPVAAAPGSRPTTGTVPATEGPGWRSLDVGSPFDYARQGILYVAAHLPRPAASGLPDAAGEELLALVGALGGRTLGLFSSRRAAQQAAELLRAKTDLPVLLQGEESLPLLVRRFREEQSSCLFGVMSLWQGVDVPGDSCQLVVIDRLPFPRPDEPLAAARAAAVDAGGGSGFSAVSVPIAAVRLAQGVGRLIRATGDRGVVAVLDSRLETARGYGPFLRRSLPPFWYTTRPEVARGALERLGRS; this is translated from the coding sequence GTGACTCCGCCGCGCACCGCTCCCGGTTCCGCCCTCCCCCGCACCTCCGCCCGGCGGCGCGGCAAGCGGGCCGACGCCGGCGAGCTGCTCGCCGCCGCGGTCGGCGCGGTCCCCGGCGGCGCGGCCCGCCCCGGCCAGCAGCAGATGGCCACGGCGATCTCCGAGTGCGTGGCCTCCGGCGAGCACCTGCTGGTGCAGGCCGGCACCGGCACCGGCAAGTCGCTGGGCTACCTGGCCCCGGCCCTGACCGTGGACGGCCCGGTGGTGGTCTCCACCGCGACCCTGGCGTTGCAGTCCCAGCTCGTCGAGCACGACCTGCCCCGGCTCGCCGAGGCGGTGGAGCCCGTGCTCGGCCGCCGGCCCACCTTCGCCGTGCTCAAGGGCCGCCACCACTACCTGTGCCTGGCCCGGCTGGACAACTCGACGGAGGACGAGCCGACGGACACCCTGTTCGACGCCGTCGAGCCCCGGTCGGGCGGCGGGGGCGGGAGGTGGCTCGGCGAGGCGGGCCGGCTCGGCAAGCAGATCGAGCGGCTGCGCGACTGGGCGATGGAGACCGACACCGGCGACCGCGACGAGCTGGACCCGGGCGTCGACGACCTGGCCTGGCGGCTGGTGTCGATGCCGGCCCGGGAGTGCGTGGGGGCGTCCCGCTGCCCGTTCGGCGCGGAGTGCTTCGCCGAGGCGTCCCGGGCCCGCGCCCGCGAGGCCGACATCGTGGTGACCAACCACAGCCTGCTCGCCGTCGACATGATCGCCGGCCGGCACATCGTGCCGCCGCACAAGCTGCTGATCGTCGACGAGGCGCACGAGCTGGCCGACCGGGTCTCCTCGGCGGCCCAGGCCGAGCTGGTGCCGGAGCTGATCGACCGGTCCACCCGGCGGGCCCGGCCGCTGCTGCGTCCGGAGGTCGCCGAGCGGCTCACCGAGGCCGGCGACGCGCTCGCCGTCGGGCTGGCCGAGGTGCCCGCCGGCCGCCTCACCGCCGGGCTGCCCGGCCCGCTGCGCGAGGCGTGCACCCTGCTCGACGCCGCCACCCGGGCCGGGCTCGACGCGATCGGCGAGGTCAAGTCCGACGACCCGGACCCGGTCCGCAAGCAGCAGGCCAAGGCGGTGCTCGACGAGCTGTCGGCCACCGCCCAGCGGCTGCTGGAGGAGTCCGAGCACGACGTGGCGTGGGTGGAGAAGCCCGACAACGGCAGCCGCCGGGCCCTGGTGGTGGCCCCGCTGTCGGTCGCCGGCACCCTCGCCACCCACCTGTACGACGAGCGCACCGTCGTCGCCACCTCGGCGACCCTGGCGCTGGGCGGCCGGTTCGACACGGTGGCCCGGGCCCTGGGGCTGGAGGCGCCGCCGCCCGCCCCGCCGTCCCCGGCCGCCGCCGCGCTGGCCGCCGCCACCGCCCGGGGGGACGCCCCGGCCGGCGCGACGCCGGTGGCCGCCGCCCCGGGCAGCCGCCCCACCACCGGCACCGTGCCCGCCACCGAGGGGCCGGGCTGGCGGTCGCTCGACGTCGGCTCCCCGTTCGACTACGCCCGGCAGGGCATCCTCTACGTGGCGGCGCACCTGCCCCGCCCCGCCGCCTCCGGGCTGCCCGACGCGGCCGGCGAGGAGCTGCTGGCGCTGGTCGGGGCGCTGGGTGGGCGTACCCTCGGGCTGTTCTCCTCCCGGCGGGCCGCGCAGCAGGCGGCGGAGCTGCTGCGCGCGAAGACCGACCTGCCGGTCCTGCTCCAGGGCGAGGAGTCGCTGCCGCTGCTGGTGCGCCGGTTCCGCGAGGAGCAGTCGAGCTGCCTGTTCGGCGTGATGTCGCTGTGGCAGGGGGTCGACGTGCCGGGCGACTCCTGCCAGCTCGTCGTGATCGACCGGCTGCCGTTCCCCCGGCCGGACGAGCCGCTCGCGGCGGCCCGCGCCGCCGCCGTGGACGCGGGCGGCGGCTCCGGGTTCTCCGCCGTCAGCGTGCCGATCGCGGCGGTCCGGCTGGCGCAGGGGGTGGGCCGGCTGATCCGGGCCACCGGTGACCGGGGCGTGGTCGCGGTGCTCGACTCGCGGCTGGAGACGGCCCGGGGCTACGGCCCGTTCCTGCGCCGCTCGCTGCCCCCGTTCTGGTACACGACGCGCCCGGAGGTGGCCCGGGGGGCGCTGGAGCGGCTCGGCAGGTCGTGA
- a CDS encoding DUF402 domain-containing protein — protein MPSDVVRVIYRKYDGRAHRDYPARRLATDDLGVWLGVPAGTESIYHGQPSVEQIPFVLLVPHHAWWTCMFNPPPRTSEVYCDIATPARWEGDDTVHLFDLDLDVVRRRGTGLVELRDEDEFAEHREQFGYPDDLVAEAETASRWLLGVLGDGSEPFATAYRKWLALVV, from the coding sequence ATGCCGAGCGACGTGGTCCGCGTGATCTACCGTAAATACGACGGCAGAGCCCACCGCGACTACCCGGCCCGCCGCCTGGCCACGGACGATCTCGGCGTGTGGCTCGGCGTGCCGGCCGGCACCGAGTCCATCTACCACGGCCAGCCGTCGGTCGAGCAGATCCCCTTCGTCCTGCTGGTGCCGCACCACGCCTGGTGGACGTGCATGTTCAACCCGCCGCCGCGCACGAGCGAGGTCTACTGCGACATCGCCACCCCGGCCCGCTGGGAGGGCGACGACACCGTCCACCTGTTCGACCTCGACCTCGACGTGGTGCGCCGCCGGGGCACCGGCCTGGTCGAGCTGCGCGACGAGGACGAGTTCGCCGAGCACCGCGAGCAGTTCGGCTACCCCGACGACCTGGTGGCCGAGGCGGAGACGGCCTCCCGCTGGCTGCTGGGCGTGCTCGGCGACGGCAGCGAGCCGTTCGCCACGGCGTACCGGAAGTGGCTGGCCCTGGTGGTCTGA